In a single window of the Natrialba magadii ATCC 43099 genome:
- a CDS encoding dienelactone hydrolase family protein, which produces MGTPTNATVTVTVDDVALEGELIVPDGATGLVLFAHGSGSSRHSPRNNFVAERLRTRGVGTLLFDLLTETEDQTYDTRFDIGLLTDRLVGATHWVRDREDTADLQLGYFGSSTGSAAALRAAARPETDVEAVVSRGGRVDLAEPVLDDVTAATLFIVGGNDHPVLEWNEEAFDLLAGEKSLEIVDGASHLFEEPGALETVADHAGEWFAEKLSQQ; this is translated from the coding sequence ATGGGTACACCGACAAACGCAACTGTCACCGTCACCGTCGACGACGTTGCACTCGAGGGAGAGTTGATCGTGCCCGACGGTGCAACCGGCCTCGTCCTGTTCGCCCACGGCAGTGGGAGCAGCAGACACAGTCCACGGAACAACTTCGTCGCCGAACGCCTCCGTACACGCGGCGTCGGGACGCTATTGTTCGACCTGCTCACCGAAACCGAAGACCAGACGTACGACACGCGATTCGATATCGGGCTGTTAACCGATCGTCTCGTTGGCGCCACACACTGGGTTCGGGACCGCGAAGATACCGCCGACTTGCAACTCGGCTACTTCGGGTCCAGTACTGGCTCCGCGGCGGCGCTTCGAGCCGCGGCACGTCCCGAAACCGATGTCGAAGCCGTCGTCTCGCGCGGCGGTCGCGTCGACCTGGCAGAACCTGTCCTCGACGACGTGACGGCAGCGACGCTCTTCATCGTCGGTGGAAACGACCATCCCGTCCTCGAGTGGAACGAGGAAGCGTTCGACCTGCTGGCAGGAGAGAAATCACTCGAGATCGTCGACGGCGCGTCGCACCTCTTCGAAGAACCGGGTGCACTCGAGACGGTCGCCGATCATGCAGGAGAGTGGTTTGCTGAGAAGCTGTCACAACAGTGA
- a CDS encoding universal stress protein, whose amino-acid sequence MYSTILLPVNGSGGSDELVNRTLNFAQRVGASVHVLHVVAAQPGPDTLSSDQHEQLHQPLEQRGRDAIARIHDHATALDIETTRVVREGVPHQVILDYAAEHGVELIVMGRHGRTGVEQVGLGSTTERVVALADAPVVAVPVTDEAAADVDEVDYDRVVIATDGSDAAERAAERGLEIAETYDADVSVSYVIDTATYDLKDAPRSIIGLLREGGQNAVEVVATDGRDRGLSVNTDVRRGIPHEEITTYADGVGGDLVVLGTRGVGGATGDLLGSTTARVLRRTASPILTVG is encoded by the coding sequence ATGTACTCCACCATCCTCCTCCCGGTAAACGGGAGCGGCGGGTCCGACGAACTGGTGAATCGCACGCTGAACTTCGCACAGAGGGTTGGAGCCAGCGTCCACGTCCTTCACGTCGTGGCTGCACAACCCGGACCCGATACCCTCAGCAGTGACCAGCACGAACAGCTCCACCAGCCGCTCGAACAGCGAGGACGGGACGCTATCGCACGAATTCACGACCACGCTACTGCTCTCGATATCGAGACTACTCGAGTCGTTCGTGAGGGAGTGCCCCATCAGGTCATCCTCGACTATGCGGCCGAGCACGGTGTTGAGCTGATCGTCATGGGACGTCACGGTCGGACCGGGGTCGAACAGGTCGGACTCGGAAGCACGACCGAACGCGTGGTCGCGCTCGCCGACGCGCCGGTCGTAGCTGTCCCAGTGACCGACGAGGCTGCTGCCGACGTCGACGAGGTCGACTACGATCGCGTCGTAATCGCCACGGACGGGAGCGATGCCGCTGAGCGCGCCGCGGAACGGGGTCTCGAAATCGCGGAAACGTACGACGCGGATGTCTCCGTCTCCTACGTTATCGACACGGCGACGTACGACCTCAAGGACGCGCCGCGGAGCATCATCGGTCTATTGCGGGAAGGTGGCCAGAATGCAGTAGAGGTGGTCGCTACTGACGGACGTGACCGCGGGCTGTCAGTGAACACCGACGTTCGCCGAGGGATCCCTCACGAGGAAATCACCACGTACGCCGACGGGGTCGGTGGCGATCTCGTCGTCCTGGGAACCAGAGGAGTGGGCGGAGCGACGGGCGACTTGCTCGGAAGTACGACGGCGCGTGTCCTTCGGCGGACAGCGTCTCCGATTCTGACGGTTGGATAG
- the gdhB gene encoding glutamate dehydrogenase GdhB, giving the protein MSTSNQATTEETAEPESALETARRQLRRVAEHLDIDPSIVTRLEHPKQVHEVTVPIERDDGSVSVFTGYRAQHDSVKGPYKGGIRYHPAVTRNECVGLGMWMTWKCAVMDLPFGGAKGGIAVDPTDLSTAEKERLTRRFTQELRDVLGPNRDIPAPDMGTDPQTMAWLMDAYSMQEGETVPGVVTGKPPVVGGSKGRTEAPGRSVAIITRAVCDYYDRPLSETTIAVQGYGSVGAHAARLLDEWGATIVAVSDVEGAMYDPTGIDTHAVPSYDEEPNAVTEHADTVLSNDELFELDVDIFIPAAVGNVITEANADSIGADIVVEGANGPTTSTGDTILNERGIPVVPDILANAGGVTVSYFEWLQDINRRSWTLETVQEELEAEMIGAWNAVCVEYESRDVSWRDAAYIVALSRIAEAHESRGLWP; this is encoded by the coding sequence ATGTCTACTAGCAACCAGGCTACGACCGAGGAAACGGCTGAACCAGAATCGGCTCTCGAGACTGCCCGAAGACAACTTCGGCGAGTCGCAGAGCACCTCGACATCGATCCGAGTATCGTTACTCGACTCGAACACCCTAAACAGGTTCACGAAGTCACGGTGCCGATCGAGCGCGATGATGGGTCTGTGAGTGTATTCACGGGCTATCGGGCGCAACACGACAGTGTCAAGGGTCCGTATAAGGGTGGGATCAGATATCACCCTGCGGTGACGAGAAACGAGTGTGTGGGGCTTGGGATGTGGATGACCTGGAAGTGCGCAGTCATGGATCTTCCTTTTGGTGGTGCCAAGGGTGGTATTGCGGTCGATCCCACTGATCTGAGTACTGCCGAGAAAGAGCGTCTCACCCGGCGATTTACGCAAGAGCTTCGGGATGTTCTGGGGCCAAATCGCGACATCCCAGCTCCAGATATGGGAACTGATCCACAGACGATGGCATGGTTGATGGATGCGTATTCGATGCAGGAAGGAGAGACAGTACCAGGTGTGGTCACTGGAAAGCCGCCTGTCGTTGGCGGGAGCAAAGGCCGTACTGAAGCACCTGGTCGAAGCGTCGCAATAATTACGCGTGCAGTCTGTGACTATTACGACCGTCCGCTTTCGGAAACGACGATTGCCGTCCAGGGATACGGGAGCGTTGGCGCACACGCTGCACGACTCCTCGATGAGTGGGGTGCAACAATCGTTGCCGTTAGCGACGTGGAGGGCGCAATGTACGATCCGACAGGAATCGATACGCACGCTGTTCCCTCGTATGATGAGGAACCGAATGCGGTTACAGAACACGCAGACACAGTACTGTCGAACGATGAACTCTTCGAACTTGATGTGGACATTTTTATTCCAGCAGCAGTCGGCAATGTCATCACCGAGGCTAACGCTGATTCGATCGGCGCAGATATCGTAGTAGAGGGGGCAAACGGTCCGACGACATCAACTGGCGATACTATCCTCAACGAACGGGGCATCCCGGTCGTTCCAGATATTCTCGCTAATGCCGGTGGGGTGACTGTGAGCTACTTCGAATGGCTCCAGGATATCAACCGACGCTCCTGGACTCTTGAAACGGTCCAGGAGGAACTCGAGGCCGAAATGATCGGTGCCTGGAACGCGGTGTGTGTTGAGTATGAGAGTCGAGACGTCTCGTGGCGAGATGCTGCGTATATTGTTGCCCTCTCGCGTATTGCTGAGGCACACGAGTCACGTGGACTGTGGCCCTAA
- a CDS encoding response regulator, with amino-acid sequence MGERAETDPTILLVEDNPGDVRLIEEALQEPVNSLYITRNGREALDFLHRRNEFSDAPRPDVVLLDLNLPKVDGGQVLDEIRSDPDLAHIRVVVITSARAEHTALEPGAINEEDFITKPADPDEFLARVRTVIFD; translated from the coding sequence ATGGGTGAACGGGCTGAAACTGACCCCACTATACTCCTCGTTGAGGACAACCCTGGCGATGTTCGCCTCATTGAGGAGGCACTTCAGGAACCTGTCAACTCTCTCTATATCACGCGAAATGGGAGGGAAGCACTCGACTTTCTACACCGACGTAACGAGTTCAGCGATGCCCCTCGTCCCGACGTCGTTCTCCTCGATTTGAACTTACCCAAAGTCGATGGCGGCCAGGTTCTCGATGAGATCCGAAGCGATCCTGACCTCGCCCACATTCGCGTCGTTGTCATCACCAGCGCACGGGCAGAGCACACTGCTCTCGAACCGGGCGCGATCAACGAAGAGGATTTCATCACCAAACCTGCTGACCCCGACGAGTTTCTGGCCCGCGTGCGGACAGTAATCTTCGACTGA
- a CDS encoding ribonuclease HI family protein translates to MTDEPLSNEHLSPLATLVDDVLAGVGYEMAAATDAIDDAVPGYGGLFDPATTPTELREALENLRESGLTRPPISEPTSSTFVLYVDGSSRGNPGPAGAGAVIMDGGEEQLAPLGRPVGSRTGNNTAEYAALQLGLSELLARYEPDRLEVRIDSMTVIRDIWGGEEPTEPGVEPYSEAVTAALSTIPEHQYTHLADSDPNPADALATVGADIAAFGPG, encoded by the coding sequence GTGACCGACGAACCACTCTCGAACGAACATCTCTCGCCGCTCGCCACGCTCGTCGACGACGTACTTGCGGGCGTCGGCTACGAAATGGCGGCCGCCACTGACGCCATCGACGACGCCGTCCCCGGCTACGGCGGTCTATTTGACCCCGCGACCACGCCGACCGAGTTGCGGGAAGCACTCGAGAACCTGCGAGAGTCAGGCCTCACCCGGCCACCGATCTCGGAGCCGACGAGCAGCACATTCGTCCTCTACGTCGACGGCAGCTCGCGCGGCAACCCTGGCCCCGCAGGAGCGGGCGCTGTCATCATGGACGGCGGGGAGGAGCAACTCGCTCCCCTTGGCCGGCCTGTCGGCTCCCGAACGGGGAACAACACCGCCGAATACGCCGCCCTTCAGCTCGGGCTCTCCGAACTGTTGGCTCGCTACGAACCGGACAGGCTGGAAGTGCGCATCGATTCGATGACTGTCATCCGAGACATCTGGGGTGGCGAGGAACCCACAGAGCCGGGCGTCGAGCCGTACAGTGAGGCCGTTACAGCAGCACTGTCGACCATCCCGGAACACCAGTACACGCATCTGGCCGACAGCGACCCGAATCCCGCCGATGCGCTGGCGACAGTGGGCGCTGACATCGCGGCCTTCGGACCAGGGTAG
- a CDS encoding DUF5786 family protein — MGMGNYDQSEYERREQTPTETQSSPDDQPDEYHGTVTFEEVESTATLLEELKEIKEG; from the coding sequence ATGGGAATGGGAAACTATGACCAGAGTGAGTACGAACGCCGTGAACAAACGCCCACAGAGACTCAATCCAGTCCTGACGATCAACCCGACGAATATCATGGAACGGTGACCTTTGAAGAGGTTGAGTCGACCGCTACCTTACTCGAGGAACTCAAAGAGATCAAGGAAGGATAG
- a CDS encoding MATE family efflux transporter — MGIRESVDSLFKGPESLDLTSGGISWPLFYLSLPIIIQNLFQVLYNLADTFWLGRHSTEALSAITFAFPIVFLMISLALGVSVAGSVLVAQHTGAGNEKRAAYAASQTMAYAFIISIVLGVLGYAFVDDITVLLGVNETVAPLVVEYMRIYAIGLFAVFGFAVFMALMRGYGDTVTPMYVMAGSVVLNIVIDPILIFGFDANPLFGFLGLGGLEAAALDATGYTGWGIGGAAVATVFSRAVALVIGLAILFRGNHGVQIRLSEMVPDLEFGRTILDIGLPASVEGAARSLSITALLVVVATFPNAVSGAYGIGTRIFSVIFLPALAVSQGIETMTGQNIGAEELDRAAETNHFGARAMLVLLTVGGGLIMLAARPIAGIFSPDPAVVDHTTTFLRVTGLSFGFIGVMRAYTGGFRGAGHTMIAAIISLVTLGFVRLPVAWLASGPLDVMGLWIAFPISNIVGGVVAYLWFKRDTWRDGNLTESSPSPEGLESNVASTDND, encoded by the coding sequence ATGGGGATCAGGGAGTCTGTCGACTCGCTGTTTAAGGGTCCTGAGTCGCTAGATCTCACGTCAGGTGGTATCAGCTGGCCGCTATTTTACCTCTCGCTGCCGATCATTATCCAGAATCTCTTTCAGGTGTTGTACAACCTGGCCGATACCTTTTGGCTTGGCCGCCACAGCACCGAGGCGCTGTCTGCGATTACGTTTGCATTCCCGATCGTTTTCCTGATGATTTCTCTTGCCCTGGGCGTCTCTGTTGCGGGGAGCGTCCTCGTCGCCCAGCATACTGGGGCTGGCAACGAGAAGCGTGCCGCATACGCCGCCTCGCAGACGATGGCTTACGCGTTCATCATCTCTATTGTGCTGGGCGTTCTGGGGTACGCCTTCGTCGACGACATCACTGTACTCCTCGGCGTGAACGAAACTGTCGCGCCGCTGGTCGTCGAATACATGCGCATCTACGCTATCGGCCTGTTCGCCGTCTTTGGCTTCGCGGTCTTTATGGCGCTCATGCGCGGCTACGGCGATACGGTGACGCCGATGTACGTTATGGCCGGATCGGTGGTTCTTAACATCGTCATCGACCCGATCCTTATCTTCGGTTTCGACGCGAATCCGTTGTTCGGCTTTCTCGGCCTCGGTGGACTGGAAGCTGCGGCACTCGACGCAACAGGGTACACCGGCTGGGGGATCGGCGGTGCCGCGGTGGCAACGGTGTTCTCGCGGGCAGTCGCGCTGGTGATCGGGCTCGCCATCCTGTTCCGTGGCAATCACGGCGTACAGATTCGCCTCTCGGAGATGGTTCCGGACCTCGAGTTCGGCCGAACCATCCTCGACATTGGACTACCGGCCTCCGTCGAGGGGGCAGCCCGATCGCTCTCTATCACTGCACTTCTCGTCGTCGTCGCGACCTTCCCGAACGCAGTCAGCGGGGCGTATGGCATCGGGACGCGAATCTTTTCGGTGATCTTCTTGCCGGCACTCGCCGTCTCGCAGGGGATCGAGACGATGACCGGCCAGAATATTGGGGCCGAAGAACTCGATCGCGCCGCCGAGACAAATCACTTCGGTGCACGTGCCATGCTGGTGCTCCTCACGGTGGGCGGCGGACTCATTATGCTCGCCGCGAGACCGATCGCCGGCATCTTTTCACCCGACCCGGCAGTCGTCGACCACACCACGACCTTCCTCCGTGTGACTGGGCTTTCCTTCGGATTCATCGGCGTCATGCGGGCCTACACCGGTGGTTTCCGCGGTGCCGGTCACACGATGATCGCGGCCATCATCTCTCTCGTGACGCTTGGTTTCGTTCGGCTCCCGGTCGCCTGGCTCGCCTCGGGTCCACTCGACGTAATGGGCCTCTGGATCGCTTTCCCAATCTCGAATATCGTCGGTGGGGTCGTCGCGTATCTCTGGTTCAAGCGCGACACCTGGCGCGACGGTAACCTGACTGAGAGTAGCCCGTCACCCGAGGGACTCGAGTCGAACGTCGCATCGACTGACAATGACTGA
- a CDS encoding MATE family efflux transporter, with amino-acid sequence MFIVLLSLAERRFWRVWRRVFSLSWPVMAEQVLRTLMRTTDLIVAGFFSPAAVAAVGLADIYARFPLRFGIGIGDGAIALSSQDTSADATTNRDQAVSQAVLIGLLGGIPFILFGLLFNEYAIAVLGALTEESAMEAVISYGSTYLMIIMISAPAIHTNFIAARSIQGTGDTKTPMYVNGAVNALNIVLTVSLAFGLGPLPELTVIGIAVATAIADTLGALTFLAILWSPLSEIQFVAPRELVITKQLVLISWPRIAEGVTEMIAEFPFNAILLAFGTEVNAAYHIGRRMYQQVASPLARGYGVAANIMVGQSLGRNEGSNAYYNGIAATSLSVLTIGGLCGLLFFFAEQFVLVFTREPETISYATGFAQAYAIAALLIAAYLTLAGSLRGGNETVVPFVSRVIGTFVFLLGFTYVFGVVLGYGVVAAYVAVVLDFAFRVSYLSAVFYRRRWIERGTSMMRERGSLNEQPAED; translated from the coding sequence GTGTTTATCGTTCTGCTATCGCTGGCTGAACGCCGATTCTGGCGCGTCTGGCGGCGCGTGTTTAGCCTCTCGTGGCCGGTGATGGCCGAACAGGTGCTGCGGACGCTGATGCGGACGACGGACCTGATCGTCGCGGGCTTTTTCTCCCCCGCCGCGGTCGCAGCCGTCGGACTCGCGGATATCTACGCGCGATTTCCTCTTCGATTCGGGATCGGGATCGGCGATGGTGCGATCGCCCTCTCGAGTCAAGACACGAGCGCGGATGCGACGACGAACCGAGATCAGGCGGTCTCGCAGGCAGTGCTGATCGGTCTCCTCGGCGGGATCCCGTTCATTCTGTTCGGACTCTTGTTCAACGAGTACGCAATCGCCGTGCTCGGGGCGCTCACCGAGGAAAGCGCGATGGAAGCCGTGATCAGCTACGGGAGCACCTACCTCATGATTATCATGATCTCGGCCCCGGCGATTCACACCAACTTCATCGCCGCCCGGTCGATCCAGGGGACCGGCGACACCAAGACGCCAATGTACGTCAACGGCGCCGTCAACGCACTGAACATCGTCCTCACCGTCAGCCTCGCCTTCGGTCTCGGCCCACTGCCGGAGCTGACCGTCATCGGGATTGCCGTCGCAACCGCCATCGCCGACACGCTCGGTGCGCTGACCTTCCTCGCAATACTCTGGTCGCCACTCAGTGAGATTCAGTTCGTCGCCCCGCGCGAACTCGTCATCACGAAGCAGTTGGTACTCATCAGCTGGCCGCGGATCGCCGAGGGCGTCACGGAGATGATCGCCGAGTTCCCGTTCAACGCGATCCTGCTCGCGTTCGGCACGGAGGTCAACGCGGCCTACCACATCGGACGACGAATGTACCAGCAGGTCGCCTCGCCGCTGGCGCGGGGCTACGGCGTCGCGGCGAACATCATGGTAGGCCAGTCGCTCGGGCGCAACGAGGGATCCAACGCCTACTACAACGGGATCGCTGCAACGTCACTGAGTGTGCTCACCATCGGTGGCCTCTGTGGCCTGTTGTTCTTCTTTGCAGAGCAGTTCGTCCTCGTGTTCACGCGAGAACCGGAGACGATCAGCTACGCGACCGGCTTCGCGCAGGCGTACGCGATCGCCGCGCTGTTGATCGCAGCGTACCTCACGCTCGCGGGCTCTCTGAGAGGGGGGAACGAAACGGTCGTTCCGTTCGTCTCCCGCGTCATCGGGACGTTTGTGTTTCTGCTCGGGTTCACCTACGTGTTCGGCGTCGTCCTCGGGTATGGCGTCGTCGCGGCGTATGTCGCCGTTGTCCTCGACTTCGCGTTTCGAGTCAGTTACCTCAGCGCCGTCTTCTATCGCCGCCGGTGGATCGAACGGGGCACCTCGATGATGCGAGAACGGGGGAGTCTCAACGAGCAGCCAGCCGAGGACTGA
- the trkA gene encoding Trk system potassium transporter TrkA, whose product MRVVVVGAGEVGRTISATLEDSHDVVVVDRDSQSIDEITYAYDVLAIQGDGTEISTLRKAGIEQADLVVACTDTDESNIVICTAAKSRSNAFTIARVRRRSLLETWEGANDSFGIDFMICSDHLTAQTVFRISGFPAAQNVDSFVGGRIRMAVFEIEPDSPIAHQTITEADRYDSLTFIAVFCEDRIELATGDTVLEPSDRVVVVGRPEPVRKFANQVATHVNDAADEVVIAGASEIGIQTAKAFEEHGYHPRLLERNTARARYASEQLPGTTVLEHDATDREFLSREHIGEADILISAFETDERNLLMSLLGRHIGVDKTVAIVESFQYSELFETVGVDITVNPREETAEEIVKFTRENHTEKIVTLEHDRAEVFEIKVTDDSIFTNREIEAAMSELPDGVIIGAISRSGEFVTPRGSTVIEPTDHLVMFVDSSVLDTVVPVI is encoded by the coding sequence ATGCGTGTAGTTGTTGTCGGGGCTGGCGAAGTCGGTCGAACGATTAGTGCAACCCTCGAGGATTCACACGATGTTGTTGTCGTCGACCGCGACAGTCAGAGTATAGATGAGATTACATATGCCTATGATGTCCTCGCAATTCAGGGGGACGGAACAGAGATCAGTACGCTACGGAAAGCTGGTATTGAGCAGGCGGATCTAGTAGTCGCCTGTACTGATACTGACGAATCAAACATTGTTATCTGTACCGCTGCCAAATCTCGATCTAACGCGTTCACGATTGCCCGCGTCAGACGACGCTCCTTACTCGAAACGTGGGAGGGGGCAAACGACTCGTTCGGGATTGATTTCATGATCTGCTCCGACCATCTCACTGCCCAGACCGTCTTTCGAATTTCCGGTTTTCCAGCGGCCCAAAACGTCGATTCCTTTGTTGGTGGGCGTATTCGCATGGCCGTGTTCGAAATTGAACCAGACAGTCCCATCGCTCACCAGACTATTACCGAGGCAGATCGATACGATTCGTTAACCTTCATCGCAGTCTTTTGTGAGGATCGAATCGAACTTGCAACGGGAGATACAGTGTTAGAACCATCTGATCGTGTCGTCGTTGTTGGCCGTCCGGAACCTGTGAGGAAGTTTGCGAACCAAGTAGCAACGCACGTGAACGACGCTGCCGATGAGGTTGTGATTGCTGGTGCTAGCGAGATTGGTATCCAGACGGCAAAAGCGTTTGAAGAGCACGGCTATCATCCACGCCTCCTCGAACGCAATACTGCTCGTGCACGATACGCTTCCGAACAATTACCAGGGACCACTGTCTTAGAACACGATGCGACTGATCGTGAGTTCCTTTCCCGAGAGCATATTGGTGAGGCCGACATACTCATTTCAGCCTTCGAAACTGACGAACGGAACCTGCTCATGTCGTTACTGGGCCGGCATATTGGAGTCGACAAAACAGTAGCGATCGTTGAGTCCTTCCAGTACTCCGAATTATTCGAGACGGTTGGTGTTGATATCACGGTTAACCCTCGAGAAGAGACTGCTGAGGAGATTGTCAAGTTCACACGCGAAAACCATACTGAAAAGATTGTTACGCTCGAACATGACCGTGCTGAAGTTTTCGAGATCAAAGTGACGGATGATAGCATATTTACAAACAGAGAGATCGAGGCGGCAATGAGCGAACTTCCTGATGGTGTCATTATCGGTGCTATCTCCCGCAGCGGTGAATTCGTGACACCGAGGGGGTCGACAGTTATTGAACCGACTGATCATCTGGTTATGTTCGTCGATTCTTCGGTGCTCGATACTGTTGTGCCGGTTATTTGA
- a CDS encoding IclR family transcriptional regulator, with amino-acid sequence MTKQTAKTTERSLAIINTIQELGGATLDELVDEVDISRSTIHLHLRTLLDKGYLTKEGAVYQIGLRFLNHGEYARSQKRAYTLAKQTVTELSDQIDEEVEFVVENNGRGILVHESFHPDSHIPSKERHLSTAPSAAGIYYDLHCVATGKAILAELPAERVETILDNWGLPRQTANTITERAVLSQELEQIRERGIAFADEEYVDGLREVGRPVKEPDGNVLGAIAIIGPKYRFTDNRYTDELPDILTQYVDELETEIESTYVDELSR; translated from the coding sequence ATGACCAAACAGACAGCAAAAACCACGGAGCGGTCACTAGCTATCATCAATACAATACAGGAACTGGGAGGGGCAACGCTCGATGAATTGGTCGACGAAGTAGATATTTCGAGGAGTACAATTCATCTCCACCTCCGGACCCTTCTCGACAAAGGGTATCTCACGAAGGAAGGAGCAGTGTATCAGATCGGGCTCCGGTTCCTCAACCATGGAGAGTACGCGCGCTCCCAAAAGAGAGCGTACACACTGGCAAAACAGACCGTGACAGAACTCTCAGATCAGATCGACGAGGAAGTCGAATTCGTCGTCGAGAACAATGGTCGTGGCATTCTCGTTCACGAATCATTTCATCCGGATAGCCACATCCCATCGAAGGAGCGACATCTCTCTACTGCGCCGAGTGCTGCCGGGATCTATTACGATCTCCATTGCGTTGCGACTGGAAAAGCGATCCTCGCCGAATTGCCAGCTGAACGCGTTGAAACGATACTGGACAACTGGGGCCTTCCCAGGCAAACAGCAAACACGATTACGGAACGAGCTGTCCTTTCACAGGAACTCGAACAAATTCGTGAGCGAGGTATCGCATTCGCCGATGAGGAGTACGTAGACGGACTCAGAGAGGTCGGCCGGCCTGTCAAAGAACCCGATGGAAACGTTCTCGGCGCAATCGCCATCATCGGCCCGAAGTACCGATTCACGGATAACCGATACACCGACGAACTACCAGACATTTTGACGCAGTATGTCGATGAACTCGAGACCGAAATTGAAAGCACGTATGTTGACGAGTTGAGCCGCTAG
- a CDS encoding Rrf2 family transcriptional regulator, with the protein MAAIELTSSQKKILRAVIDLHMEQQTTVKGDDIAAEVGLKAGTIRNKMQSLKALQLVDGVPGPKGGYRPTAAAYTALEVQQIDDPAIVPVRYDGRMMNNVVVEEISLSSVHHPDRCRAVIHMQEQIDTLSEGDSLTVGPTPLSRLTVKGTIERKDSVSNSITLQIERMQTTDL; encoded by the coding sequence ATGGCAGCAATTGAGCTAACGAGTAGTCAAAAGAAGATTCTTCGTGCAGTGATCGATCTTCACATGGAGCAACAAACGACAGTGAAGGGCGATGACATTGCTGCGGAGGTGGGGTTGAAAGCCGGAACGATCCGGAATAAAATGCAGAGTCTCAAAGCACTACAGCTCGTGGACGGAGTTCCTGGTCCAAAGGGAGGATACAGGCCAACTGCAGCAGCATACACAGCGCTCGAAGTTCAACAGATAGACGATCCAGCCATTGTCCCAGTCAGATACGATGGCCGAATGATGAACAACGTAGTCGTAGAGGAAATTTCACTTTCGAGCGTACACCACCCTGATCGCTGTCGAGCAGTGATACACATGCAGGAACAGATAGATACGCTCTCCGAGGGGGATTCACTTACTGTTGGTCCAACCCCACTCTCGAGATTGACCGTAAAAGGGACAATAGAACGAAAAGATAGCGTCTCTAATAGTATCACCCTCCAGATTGAACGGATGCAAACCACGGACTTGTGA
- a CDS encoding winged helix-turn-helix domain-containing protein yields the protein MSNVNEEAEADWKEETTTFQRIKSVVSRAYDGQTAGEIAERALVAENTARTHLEDLAEDGFVETATDPTTKATLYARSWASLTFEQATDILENTDSDTLLTRVQEMQAEIEAYRRETGLDDPTDIAWAETDADEETIQQWKTTRRNLSFAKVALALDQAEDNVRKTVTT from the coding sequence ATGAGCAACGTAAACGAGGAAGCAGAAGCTGACTGGAAGGAGGAAACAACCACCTTTCAGCGAATAAAATCCGTCGTGAGTCGGGCGTACGACGGACAGACTGCGGGGGAGATCGCAGAGCGGGCGCTCGTTGCTGAAAACACGGCTCGAACCCACCTCGAGGACCTTGCCGAAGATGGGTTCGTTGAAACAGCGACTGACCCAACGACGAAAGCAACGCTGTACGCTCGATCGTGGGCCTCGCTTACGTTCGAGCAGGCCACTGATATCCTCGAGAACACAGATTCGGACACGCTACTCACGAGAGTACAAGAAATGCAGGCTGAGATCGAGGCGTACCGACGGGAGACCGGTCTCGACGATCCAACGGACATCGCCTGGGCCGAGACCGACGCTGATGAGGAGACGATCCAGCAATGGAAAACCACTCGTCGGAATCTAAGCTTCGCAAAGGTCGCCCTTGCGCTGGATCAGGCAGAAGACAACGTCCGAAAAACCGTGACGACATAG